The following are encoded together in the Capsulimonas corticalis genome:
- a CDS encoding STAS domain-containing protein yields MNAAQLTVNNRPTDKGALIEAVGEVDLTTVGQLREPVLEAVNNGSKSAVIVDLSRVDFIDSAGLALLVEARKRLAPDARPLHILLTPGRQPERVLRLGRFDTIMNLAYDFADIA; encoded by the coding sequence TTGAACGCTGCCCAACTTACGGTTAATAACCGCCCTACGGACAAGGGAGCCCTGATCGAAGCCGTCGGCGAGGTTGATCTCACCACGGTCGGCCAGCTGCGCGAGCCGGTGCTCGAAGCCGTCAACAACGGCTCCAAGTCCGCAGTCATCGTCGACCTGAGTCGCGTTGACTTTATCGACAGTGCAGGCCTTGCGCTTCTTGTCGAGGCGCGCAAGCGTCTTGCGCCGGACGCGCGTCCTCTGCATATCCTGCTGACGCCCGGCCGCCAGCCGGAGCGGGTCTTACGCCTCGGCCGGTTCGACACGATTATGAACCTGGCTTACGATTTCGCCGATATTGCCTAA
- a CDS encoding sulfite exporter TauE/SafE family protein: protein MARPNLSYLKNVILCLVGLPCGVLSGLTGMGASVLVTPLTRKLLSIGPGARSATALAATLACALGALLPYSQNGDVRWGLVIPLVLGQIFGASLGQGVALRWAEQSRSRFINPIIVLIAGLAMVAGAPTIATISGGRDLPLLIDLGGALIVGLLAGALGRIVGLGVFVVPAEILLLHLRPLEAQGTAIVALAIASLPGMLIYRRTGAFDAQSATWIAFGGLFGGLVGAYNAVHSISAYGQVALYGALASVIGAFWVQSEIGRRAGAGQEQ from the coding sequence ATGGCGCGTCCTAACCTATCCTACCTCAAAAATGTCATTCTCTGCCTTGTCGGGCTTCCCTGTGGAGTGCTGTCGGGTCTTACCGGCATGGGAGCCAGCGTTCTGGTGACTCCGCTCACGCGGAAGCTGCTCAGTATTGGCCCCGGCGCGCGCAGCGCCACGGCGCTGGCGGCGACGCTTGCCTGCGCGCTGGGGGCGCTGCTGCCCTACAGCCAGAACGGCGATGTCCGGTGGGGATTGGTCATTCCCCTCGTCCTCGGCCAGATTTTTGGAGCCTCGTTGGGGCAGGGCGTCGCGCTGCGCTGGGCGGAGCAATCACGGTCACGGTTTATCAATCCGATCATCGTGCTGATCGCGGGTCTGGCGATGGTGGCCGGCGCGCCGACGATCGCGACGATTTCCGGAGGACGCGACCTGCCGCTGCTGATCGATCTGGGAGGCGCTCTGATCGTGGGGCTGCTTGCCGGCGCTTTGGGAAGAATTGTCGGGCTCGGCGTCTTTGTGGTTCCGGCGGAGATATTGCTGCTGCACCTGCGCCCGCTGGAGGCGCAGGGCACCGCGATCGTGGCGCTGGCGATCGCGTCGCTGCCGGGAATGCTGATTTACCGCAGGACCGGCGCATTCGATGCGCAGTCCGCGACATGGATCGCGTTCGGGGGCTTGTTCGGCGGCCTCGTGGGCGCATACAACGCCGTCCACAGCATCAGCGCCTACGGCCAGGTCGCGCTTTATGGGGCGCTGGCGTCGGTGATCGGAGCGTTCTGGGTGCAGAGCGAGATCGGCCGGCGCGCCGGAGCCGGTCAAGAGCAGTGA
- a CDS encoding acyl-CoA reductase: MGATVTDIRDAAARLRTERDAVLTGMTSLEVAEALSFVAARYLRGESDIARRLQSLSEPFPFAMVRPSLDALFASMSLTSLRDLQKNEGVIDTLGYDLIGHVIAGNTPLLAWTSVARALLVRSASLVKLPTGPAARWGGAFPLLLAETHPDLARCVEMLEWAGGTRELDEALALETDFLVAYGDDTTIEQLRRYRPGAQFLGYGHRLSMAIALSLPDAMSAAMDLARDVLTYDQSGCLSPHSIYVIGDVYDADDFAGRLSDALKRTSLEMNLAPVNVEAAAQVRRHRTLARMMGDRLWEDPQLRYTVVRPRRRQFAASPTHGVINVQSLSSIDILPEALAEVAGALQGCAIAARGDIPAALREMLAKMGISYLCRPGQMQTPPITWRQNEIDVLKCFTAA; this comes from the coding sequence ATGGGCGCGACAGTAACTGATATCCGTGACGCCGCCGCCCGCTTGAGGACCGAGCGTGACGCCGTGCTGACCGGCATGACGTCGCTGGAGGTCGCGGAAGCGCTGAGCTTCGTCGCCGCGCGCTATCTGCGCGGCGAGAGCGACATCGCCCGGCGTCTGCAAAGTTTGAGCGAACCCTTTCCGTTCGCCATGGTTCGGCCCAGTCTGGACGCCCTCTTTGCATCCATGTCTTTAACGTCATTGCGCGATCTGCAAAAAAATGAAGGCGTCATCGACACTCTTGGGTATGATCTGATAGGTCATGTCATTGCGGGGAATACGCCTTTGCTGGCGTGGACCAGCGTGGCGCGCGCGCTGCTGGTCCGCAGCGCCTCTCTGGTGAAACTCCCCACGGGGCCGGCGGCGCGGTGGGGCGGCGCGTTTCCTCTGCTGCTTGCCGAAACGCATCCGGATCTCGCGCGCTGTGTCGAGATGCTGGAATGGGCTGGGGGAACGCGCGAGCTGGACGAAGCGCTTGCCCTGGAGACCGATTTCCTGGTGGCGTATGGCGATGACACCACCATTGAGCAGCTTCGGCGTTATCGTCCCGGAGCGCAGTTTTTGGGATACGGGCATCGTTTGTCGATGGCGATTGCGCTGTCGCTGCCGGATGCAATGTCGGCGGCGATGGACCTGGCGCGAGATGTGCTGACGTACGATCAGAGCGGGTGTCTGTCGCCGCATTCAATTTACGTCATCGGCGATGTTTATGACGCCGACGACTTTGCCGGGCGGCTTTCCGACGCGCTGAAACGCACGTCGCTGGAGATGAACCTGGCGCCTGTGAACGTGGAGGCGGCCGCCCAGGTGAGGCGTCACCGGACACTGGCGCGTATGATGGGCGATCGCTTGTGGGAAGATCCACAGCTGCGATATACCGTGGTCCGGCCGCGCCGGCGGCAGTTCGCCGCATCGCCGACACACGGCGTGATCAACGTCCAATCGCTGTCGTCGATCGACATTTTGCCGGAGGCTCTCGCGGAAGTCGCGGGGGCGCTGCAAGGCTGTGCGATTGCGGCGCGCGGGGATATTCCGGCCGCGCTCCGGGAGATGCTGGCGAAGATGGGAATTTCTTATCTCTGCCGTCCCGGTCAGATGCAGACGCCGCCGATTACCTGGCGGCAGAATGAAATCGACGTTTTGAAGTGTTTCACGGCGGCGTGA
- a CDS encoding RelA/SpoT family protein, which produces MMADDYEPLYQALIDCARSYHPDADTDLIRRAFDYAAAKHDGQFRRSGEPYIIHPIAVSTILAELEMDDATIASGLLHDVIEDCGVTRDQLAHEFGPEIADLVDGVTKLKLADFESRMEGDASKADAPQLPPPSPDPESPETAARKKRHGETNKSAGNLRKILLAMAKDLRVMVIKLADRLHNMRTLSAMPEHRQVKVAQETLQIFGPLAHRLGIWQIKWQLEDLAFKYSNPTAYNEIKQKLDRTRAQREQEIGGATDMLRKRLAEENIQAEIQGRPKHLYSIYNKMQKQDIDLDEVYDLIALRVIVNSVSECYHALGVVHDLWMPVPGRFDDYIAKAKSNGYQSLHTKVLGPTGEPLEIQIRTVEMHRLADFGIAAHWQYKEGRAKTSGDRGFEKKMSLLRQQLFDWQSDAKEPGEFLRSVVSDLFTDQVFVFTPKGDVLDFPRGATPVDAAYRIHSDLGLHCVGAKVNGKIVPLTYQFNNGDIVEILARPNASPSLDWLASAKTSHARTKIKAYFRKLRFTANVARGRELMQKELDRLHLDSKHLLSADILTKVATAMAMHSQEELLAAIGYGDVAVGTMLTRLRALTQETTHTAPTYERKGGNNGKLQVGGDLEDVAITRAKCCQPVPGDEVTGYMTRGKGVALHRHGCPNVTHYQQTEPERLLEVDWKPSDNTQRYLTDIKVELADRIGLLEDVGKLFSEAKTNIQAIRTRSLPNHTAVMQISFDAADTAHIAAVMVRLQRLTDVMDIHRLGVNEEPVE; this is translated from the coding sequence ATGATGGCCGACGATTATGAACCCCTATATCAAGCGCTGATCGACTGCGCTCGGTCTTACCATCCCGATGCGGATACCGATCTGATCCGCCGGGCGTTCGACTACGCCGCCGCGAAGCATGACGGCCAGTTCCGCCGCTCCGGCGAGCCGTATATTATTCACCCCATCGCCGTCTCCACCATCCTCGCCGAGCTGGAAATGGACGACGCCACGATTGCGTCCGGCCTCCTTCATGATGTGATCGAGGATTGCGGCGTGACGCGCGACCAGTTGGCCCACGAGTTTGGGCCGGAGATCGCCGATCTTGTGGACGGCGTCACCAAGCTCAAGCTTGCCGACTTCGAGTCGCGCATGGAAGGCGACGCCTCCAAAGCCGATGCGCCGCAGCTTCCGCCGCCCAGTCCCGATCCGGAAAGCCCCGAGACGGCGGCGCGCAAAAAGCGGCATGGCGAGACGAATAAATCGGCGGGCAACCTGCGCAAGATCCTTCTCGCGATGGCGAAAGACCTGCGCGTCATGGTCATCAAGCTGGCCGACCGCCTGCACAACATGCGCACGCTTTCGGCGATGCCCGAGCATCGCCAGGTGAAGGTCGCGCAGGAGACGCTGCAAATCTTCGGACCGCTGGCGCACCGCCTCGGGATCTGGCAGATCAAGTGGCAGCTGGAAGACCTCGCCTTCAAGTATTCGAACCCCACGGCCTACAACGAAATCAAGCAGAAGCTGGACCGCACCCGCGCCCAGCGCGAGCAGGAGATTGGCGGCGCCACGGACATGCTCCGCAAGCGGCTCGCCGAGGAGAATATCCAGGCCGAGATCCAGGGCCGTCCCAAGCACCTTTACTCCATCTACAACAAGATGCAGAAGCAGGATATCGATCTGGACGAAGTCTACGATCTGATCGCCCTGCGCGTGATCGTGAACAGCGTCTCCGAGTGCTACCACGCCCTCGGCGTCGTCCACGACCTCTGGATGCCGGTCCCGGGCCGCTTTGACGACTACATCGCCAAGGCGAAGTCCAACGGCTATCAGTCGCTGCACACGAAGGTCCTGGGACCCACGGGCGAACCGCTGGAGATCCAGATCCGCACGGTTGAGATGCACCGCCTGGCCGACTTCGGCATCGCGGCGCACTGGCAGTACAAAGAGGGACGCGCCAAAACATCGGGCGACCGCGGCTTCGAGAAGAAGATGAGCCTGCTGCGCCAGCAGCTCTTCGACTGGCAGTCCGACGCCAAGGAGCCGGGCGAGTTCCTGCGCTCCGTCGTCAGCGACCTGTTCACCGATCAGGTCTTCGTGTTCACGCCCAAGGGCGACGTCCTCGATTTTCCGCGCGGCGCCACCCCCGTCGACGCCGCTTACCGAATTCACTCTGATCTTGGCCTGCACTGCGTCGGCGCCAAAGTGAACGGCAAGATCGTTCCGCTGACTTACCAGTTCAACAACGGCGATATCGTCGAGATCCTGGCGCGTCCGAATGCGAGTCCTTCGCTCGACTGGCTCGCCAGCGCCAAGACCAGCCATGCGCGCACCAAGATCAAGGCGTACTTCCGCAAGCTCCGCTTCACCGCCAACGTCGCGCGCGGCCGGGAGCTGATGCAAAAAGAGCTGGATCGCCTGCACCTGGACAGCAAGCATCTGCTGTCCGCCGATATCCTGACCAAAGTCGCCACCGCCATGGCGATGCACTCGCAGGAAGAGCTTCTCGCGGCGATCGGCTACGGCGATGTCGCCGTCGGCACCATGCTCACGCGCCTCCGAGCACTGACGCAGGAAACGACGCACACCGCGCCGACTTACGAGCGCAAGGGCGGAAATAACGGCAAGCTTCAGGTTGGGGGAGATTTAGAAGACGTCGCGATCACGCGCGCCAAGTGCTGTCAGCCGGTGCCCGGCGACGAAGTGACCGGCTACATGACGCGCGGCAAGGGCGTCGCCCTGCACCGCCATGGCTGTCCCAATGTCACCCACTACCAGCAGACGGAGCCCGAACGGCTTCTGGAAGTCGATTGGAAGCCGTCGGACAACACCCAGCGCTATCTCACGGATATCAAGGTCGAACTCGCCGACCGCATCGGCCTGCTGGAAGACGTTGGGAAACTGTTCAGCGAGGCAAAGACCAACATCCAGGCCATCCGCACCCGTTCGCTCCCAAACCACACCGCCGTCATGCAGATCAGCTTCGACGCCGCCGACACCGCCCACATCGCCGCCGTCATGGTGCGCCTGCAAAGATTAACGGATGTCATGGACATCCATCGCCTCGGCGTGAATGAAGAACCAGTCGAATAG
- the lipB gene encoding lipoyl(octanoyl) transferase LipB: MPHCHILSIQEPQPYAQTLAQQYALVEQRRAGQIPDTLLLLEHTPTVTVGKTAQPGDLLTDREELARRGIAVETVDRGGEITYHGPGQLVGYPILDLRQHGQDLHRYLRDLEEVLIQTVGEFGLEGTRKAGLTGVWIGERKIAAIGIKVRQWVTMHGFALNIHNDLASYRRDFVPCGIRDRGVTSLAEELPDSGITRAETETHVLRAFAQVFDVSPVFSGEMGIISA, from the coding sequence ATGCCTCACTGTCACATATTGTCCATTCAAGAACCCCAGCCGTACGCCCAAACGCTCGCTCAGCAATACGCCCTGGTCGAACAAAGACGCGCCGGCCAGATCCCCGACACCCTGCTGCTTCTGGAGCACACGCCGACGGTGACCGTCGGCAAAACGGCGCAGCCGGGCGACCTTCTCACCGATCGCGAGGAGCTGGCGCGGCGTGGGATCGCCGTGGAAACCGTAGACCGCGGCGGCGAAATTACGTATCACGGCCCCGGCCAGCTAGTCGGATACCCGATCCTCGACCTGCGCCAGCACGGCCAGGATCTGCATCGGTATCTGCGTGACCTGGAGGAAGTCCTCATTCAAACTGTCGGCGAATTCGGGCTGGAGGGAACGCGAAAGGCGGGGCTGACGGGAGTATGGATCGGCGAGCGTAAGATCGCGGCCATCGGCATTAAAGTGCGCCAGTGGGTCACCATGCACGGCTTCGCGCTCAATATCCATAACGATCTGGCGTCTTACCGCCGCGACTTTGTCCCCTGCGGCATCCGTGACCGCGGCGTGACGTCGCTCGCCGAGGAATTGCCCGATTCAGGGATCACCCGCGCCGAAACCGAAACGCATGTGCTGCGCGCGTTCGCCCAAGTGTTCGATGTGTCTCCCGTATTCTCCGGCGAGATGGGTATAATCAGCGCATGA
- a CDS encoding competence type IV pilus major pilin ComGC: protein MKSQNGYLTRRRRRSAFTLVEIMIVVLMIGMLLNIAAPAFLHARDLGQARACVANLRNITSAKEQFALEHTAANTYTPVWSDISPYIKSKSAPLCPTNSSVYLLNDMNSYPACSYGGPAGLPHILN from the coding sequence ATGAAGTCTCAAAATGGATACCTGACGCGGCGCCGGCGCCGGTCGGCCTTCACACTGGTGGAGATTATGATCGTGGTGCTGATGATCGGCATGCTGCTCAATATCGCGGCGCCCGCATTCCTGCACGCCCGGGATCTCGGGCAAGCGCGCGCCTGCGTCGCCAACCTGCGCAACATCACATCGGCCAAAGAACAGTTCGCTCTGGAGCATACCGCCGCCAATACCTACACGCCGGTATGGAGCGATATTTCGCCCTATATCAAATCGAAGTCGGCTCCGCTGTGTCCCACCAACAGCAGCGTCTATCTGCTGAACGACATGAACAGCTATCCCGCCTGCTCGTATGGCGGTCCGGCGGGGCTTCCCCACATCCTGAACTAG
- a CDS encoding diacylglycerol/lipid kinase family protein: MKTLLIVNPTAGQGRPQELLAEADAFTREFVSEIIVTQSSGHAEAAARRAAENRSAECVLVAGGDGTVNEVLNGLLAGRSDDGATLPMGIIPLGTQNVLAHELGVPRGGFAEIAEMVRKGHTRDIDVGEAQGRYFALMAGFGFDAAVVGEIVQPMKELMGPAAYVFGTLGALAKYRSTSIKLTLDSEEIRTEAFLVVVANSALYAYRQIRLAPFAVVDDGWLDICVFERAPTDRVGFLTQIMAALAGRHLKDPRVRYYRARRIQIESDPPIQGQLDGDMYHYTPMTITLEPRALRVLTP, translated from the coding sequence ATGAAGACGCTGCTGATCGTCAATCCCACCGCCGGCCAGGGACGGCCGCAGGAGCTTTTAGCCGAGGCGGACGCGTTTACCCGGGAGTTCGTCTCTGAGATCATCGTGACGCAATCTTCCGGCCACGCCGAAGCGGCGGCGCGGCGCGCGGCGGAGAATCGCAGCGCGGAGTGCGTGCTGGTCGCCGGCGGCGACGGCACCGTCAACGAAGTGCTGAATGGACTGCTGGCCGGCCGCTCCGACGACGGCGCGACGCTGCCGATGGGGATCATCCCGCTTGGCACGCAGAATGTGCTGGCGCATGAGCTGGGCGTCCCGCGCGGCGGCTTTGCCGAGATCGCGGAAATGGTGCGCAAGGGCCACACGCGCGATATTGATGTCGGCGAGGCGCAAGGGCGCTACTTCGCGCTGATGGCGGGCTTCGGATTCGATGCGGCCGTCGTGGGCGAGATCGTTCAGCCGATGAAAGAGCTGATGGGGCCGGCCGCGTATGTGTTCGGCACGCTGGGAGCGCTCGCGAAGTACCGGAGCACCTCGATCAAGCTGACGCTCGATTCGGAAGAGATCCGGACCGAAGCCTTTCTCGTGGTGGTGGCGAACTCGGCCCTTTACGCCTACCGCCAGATCCGACTGGCGCCGTTCGCGGTTGTGGATGACGGCTGGCTGGACATTTGCGTCTTTGAACGCGCGCCGACCGATCGCGTGGGCTTTTTGACGCAGATCATGGCGGCCCTGGCCGGCCGGCATTTGAAAGACCCGCGCGTGCGCTACTATCGCGCGCGGCGCATACAGATCGAATCCGATCCGCCCATTCAAGGCCAACTGGATGGCGATATGTATCACTATACGCCGATGACGATCACGCTGGAGCCGCGCGCGCTGCGTGTCCTCACCCCATAA
- a CDS encoding TetR/AcrR family transcriptional regulator has product MTNESDREPGEGGEKCARPYRLGRREAAMDAAKARALVAARELILGDNAASSFSMEAVARRSGATRMTIYGYFGSKRGLLEALFDDIALRARLGDRIPSIFMQANARDALRMYVEVFCDFWGEERVMNRSLRGFAALDKEFADAIAARDERRRQAIHALLARLPEQGAPALAPREHTARTLLALTSFEFYDTLAGDHPAAEIAPIVYALVLAALNLAVSSAP; this is encoded by the coding sequence ATGACCAACGAATCGGACAGAGAGCCCGGCGAAGGCGGGGAGAAGTGCGCGCGGCCCTACCGGCTGGGCCGGCGCGAGGCGGCGATGGACGCGGCAAAGGCGCGGGCGCTGGTCGCCGCGCGCGAGCTGATCCTGGGGGACAACGCGGCGTCGAGCTTTTCGATGGAGGCCGTCGCGCGCCGGTCGGGCGCCACGCGCATGACGATTTATGGATACTTCGGCTCGAAGCGCGGCCTGCTGGAGGCGCTGTTTGACGACATCGCCCTGCGCGCGCGCCTGGGCGACCGCATCCCTTCGATTTTCATGCAGGCAAATGCGCGCGACGCTCTGCGGATGTACGTCGAAGTCTTCTGTGATTTCTGGGGCGAGGAACGCGTGATGAACCGGTCTCTGCGCGGCTTTGCCGCGCTCGACAAAGAGTTCGCCGACGCCATCGCCGCCCGCGACGAACGCCGCCGCCAAGCAATCCACGCGCTGCTCGCCCGCCTGCCCGAACAAGGAGCGCCGGCTCTGGCGCCGCGCGAACACACCGCGCGAACCTTGCTGGCGCTCACAAGTTTCGAATTCTACGACACCCTCGCCGGCGATCACCCCGCGGCCGAAATCGCTCCCATCGTCTACGCGCTCGTTCTGGCCGCCCTCAATCTCGCTGTTTCATCCGCGCCGTGA
- a CDS encoding LON peptidase substrate-binding domain-containing protein, with product MNNFDALPLFPLDVVLYPEMPLPLHIFEPRYLEMVAHCRRHNTPFGVVLTPDQTLSDTQTLVSQVGTTARIQQVEETDDGRLNIVVAGETRFRIAQISSTESYTTARVDPFWEHMTDPILLKAPFDMVTGLFRTYLKSLFALTHRTLSSLQLPLEPENLSYAIASVLQIPLSEKQKLLELTTTEGRLSAEIEILRRELDAQVCLQEIQSQRPECGPSVIEPVSVRDLNKLSSRN from the coding sequence ATGAACAACTTCGACGCACTTCCGTTGTTTCCTCTGGACGTCGTTCTCTACCCCGAGATGCCGCTTCCGCTGCACATCTTCGAGCCGCGTTACCTGGAAATGGTCGCGCACTGCCGCCGGCACAACACGCCGTTCGGCGTTGTGCTGACGCCGGATCAAACCCTCAGCGACACGCAAACCCTCGTTTCGCAGGTGGGGACCACCGCGCGAATCCAGCAAGTGGAGGAGACCGACGACGGCAGACTCAATATCGTGGTGGCGGGAGAAACCCGCTTCCGGATCGCGCAAATCAGCAGCACGGAATCCTACACGACCGCGCGCGTCGACCCTTTCTGGGAGCACATGACGGACCCCATTCTCCTGAAAGCGCCGTTCGACATGGTGACGGGCCTGTTCCGAACATATCTCAAAAGCCTGTTCGCCCTCACCCATCGCACGCTCAGCTCGCTGCAATTGCCGCTGGAGCCGGAAAACCTTTCCTACGCCATCGCCAGCGTTCTCCAGATCCCGCTTTCCGAGAAACAAAAGCTGCTGGAGCTCACGACCACCGAAGGCCGTCTCAGCGCCGAAATTGAAATCCTGCGCCGTGAGCTTGACGCACAAGTATGCCTCCAGGAGATTCAGAGCCAGCGTCCCGAGTGCGGCCCCTCCGTGATCGAGCCGGTGAGCGTCCGGGATTTGAACAAGCTGTCGTCCCGGAATTAA
- a CDS encoding serine/threonine-protein kinase, with protein MAKRKRHDDLMLLAPGETVRGNSGTYVVGKVVGTGAFGAVYYAEDPDMPGRKVALKEFFGARNPREQRMLKDLFDRERVVGMHASAHPLMPTSYESFQFDGYFYIAQEFIEGTTLDDIIRKRSPLPREWTLRWSVCLCDALAFLHSRGIIHHDLKPANIRITPQGHLFLLDFGAAQYFGKANEGRKQTEIYGTEGYLPPELDGDGKWVADVRTDIFALGCILYEMIAGEPPDQEKINARSMTITNELMEKPNADLNLVALINRSLSYNTEYRFASANDFLLEMRKTAPPVLLINKKHLRFGAIPSGAHVPPLQITIYNAGGGELRGEIKPRDNWIQVPFTTFKGNKRDVNVIVVPSRMPNKNGINVGKLEFNSPQYYDQDGKQISSGDRWFLECSASVILKPGLLQVTERPTNEAAPIAIATRSGQPGAGVFELKNIGERAVDFQFSIPAGQPIELSIAPETGSLEPDAAISIQVKTQPSSLSSGAHTLQVNASGSNGQTLSIPIVVNQQSALGFLKSRILKH; from the coding sequence TTGGCGAAACGCAAAAGGCACGACGATTTAATGCTGCTCGCCCCCGGCGAGACGGTCCGCGGCAATTCGGGAACCTATGTGGTGGGAAAGGTTGTCGGAACCGGAGCGTTCGGCGCGGTCTACTACGCCGAAGACCCGGACATGCCTGGCCGCAAGGTCGCCCTCAAGGAGTTCTTCGGCGCGCGCAACCCGCGCGAGCAGCGGATGCTCAAGGATCTCTTCGATCGGGAGCGCGTGGTCGGCATGCACGCCAGCGCCCACCCTCTGATGCCGACATCCTACGAATCCTTCCAATTTGACGGCTATTTCTACATCGCCCAGGAGTTCATCGAAGGAACGACTCTGGACGACATCATTCGCAAGCGCAGTCCCCTGCCCCGCGAATGGACCCTTCGCTGGTCCGTATGTTTGTGCGACGCGCTCGCCTTCCTTCACTCGCGCGGCATCATCCATCACGACTTGAAGCCGGCGAATATCCGCATTACCCCGCAGGGCCATCTCTTTCTGCTGGACTTCGGCGCCGCCCAGTACTTCGGGAAGGCGAACGAGGGTCGAAAGCAAACCGAGATTTACGGCACGGAGGGATACCTACCGCCGGAGCTCGACGGCGATGGCAAGTGGGTCGCCGACGTCCGCACGGATATCTTCGCCCTGGGCTGCATTCTCTATGAGATGATCGCGGGAGAGCCGCCCGATCAGGAGAAGATCAACGCGCGCTCGATGACGATCACCAACGAGCTGATGGAGAAGCCCAACGCCGATCTCAATCTGGTCGCGCTGATCAACCGATCGCTTTCCTACAACACCGAGTACCGCTTCGCCAGCGCCAACGACTTTCTGCTGGAAATGCGCAAAACGGCGCCTCCGGTTCTGCTCATCAACAAAAAGCACCTGCGTTTCGGAGCGATCCCATCCGGGGCGCATGTCCCGCCGCTCCAGATCACGATCTATAACGCCGGCGGCGGCGAGCTGCGCGGCGAGATCAAGCCGCGTGATAACTGGATCCAGGTCCCGTTCACCACATTCAAGGGCAACAAGCGCGACGTCAACGTGATTGTCGTTCCCTCCCGAATGCCCAATAAGAACGGAATCAATGTCGGCAAGCTGGAGTTCAACAGCCCGCAGTATTACGATCAGGACGGCAAGCAGATCAGCTCCGGCGACCGCTGGTTCCTCGAATGCAGCGCCAGCGTCATCCTGAAGCCCGGCCTGCTGCAAGTGACGGAGCGTCCGACCAACGAAGCCGCGCCCATCGCCATCGCCACGCGTTCCGGACAGCCGGGCGCGGGCGTGTTCGAACTGAAGAATATCGGCGAACGAGCAGTCGACTTCCAGTTCAGCATCCCGGCGGGCCAGCCGATAGAGCTGTCGATCGCGCCAGAGACCGGTTCCCTGGAGCCCGACGCCGCCATCAGCATTCAGGTAAAAACACAGCCGTCCAGCCTGTCCTCCGGAGCGCACACGCTGCAAGTCAACGCCAGCGGCTCCAACGGACAAACCCTGAGCATCCCGATCGTCGTCAACCAGCAAAGCGCGCTGGGCTTCCTAAAATCGCGTATCTTGAAGCATTAA
- a CDS encoding uracil-DNA glycosylase: MADPVTDREEKIRRIELLSQRASTCPACDLSQTRTHVVFGDGNAGSPLMLVGEGPGANEDATGVPFVGRAGKLLDECLREAGMLRKHVYITNVVKCRATLVADGRIQNRPPRPEESGTCVPLWLEKQIEIIQPRVILCLGAPAATAIIHKNFRMLQERGQWQESKYVKYAMAALHPAYILRQEGEAYVASRQFLIDDLIAAREKTIAVKNEPRMTLF; this comes from the coding sequence ATGGCGGATCCGGTGACCGACCGGGAAGAGAAGATTCGGCGCATTGAGCTGCTCTCGCAGCGAGCGAGCACATGCCCGGCCTGCGACTTGAGCCAGACGCGCACGCACGTCGTCTTCGGCGACGGCAACGCGGGCAGCCCATTGATGCTGGTCGGCGAGGGGCCGGGCGCCAACGAGGACGCCACGGGCGTCCCGTTCGTCGGTCGCGCCGGCAAGCTTCTCGATGAGTGCCTGCGCGAGGCGGGCATGCTGCGCAAGCACGTCTACATCACGAACGTGGTGAAATGCCGCGCGACTCTGGTGGCCGATGGGAGAATCCAGAACCGCCCGCCGCGTCCCGAAGAGTCCGGAACCTGCGTACCGCTCTGGCTGGAGAAGCAGATCGAGATCATTCAGCCCCGCGTGATCCTGTGCCTGGGCGCCCCGGCGGCGACCGCCATCATCCACAAGAACTTCCGAATGCTTCAAGAGCGCGGTCAGTGGCAGGAAAGCAAGTACGTGAAGTACGCCATGGCCGCCCTGCACCCCGCATATATCCTGCGCCAGGAGGGCGAAGCCTACGTCGCCTCCCGCCAATTCCTCATCGACGACCTCATCGCCGCTCGCGAAAAGACGATCGCCGTCAAAAACGAACCCCGCATGACACTGTTCTGA
- a CDS encoding YtxH domain-containing protein, with the protein MADNFDFGQDDRFGARPADGAAGLIAVVIGAAIGAVAALLLAPKSGKELREEIVSKAGDWKTHAADAIMEGRERVVSSVEGTLNTTPPDDAARVEPSKVD; encoded by the coding sequence ATGGCCGACAATTTCGATTTTGGACAGGATGACCGATTTGGCGCGCGGCCGGCGGATGGAGCGGCGGGTTTAATCGCCGTCGTGATCGGCGCCGCAATCGGAGCGGTCGCGGCATTGCTGCTGGCCCCGAAGTCGGGAAAAGAACTGCGCGAAGAGATCGTTTCCAAAGCCGGCGACTGGAAAACGCACGCCGCCGACGCCATCATGGAAGGCCGCGAGCGCGTGGTAAGCTCGGTCGAGGGAACGCTGAACACCACACCGCCCGATGACGCGGCGCGTGTCGAACCCAGCAAAGTCGATTGA